The Pseudohongiella acticola region CAATGGTACGGCCGAAGAAGCACAAAGCGCACTGAACACGGCGGCCAGCTCACTGGAAACCCTGGCCACTGCCGTTACCAACGGTGGCACACTGTCTACCGAGCAGCAGGCAGCGGTGCAGGCCAACGTACAAACGGTATTTAGTAATGTAGTAACACTGATCAACAAGGTCAGCAACAATCCAACCCAATTGGCCGCCGCTGTTGCCACCCTCAACAAGACGCTTGACGCCATGCAGAAAGCCAAAGTACCCGCCACTGCCGCCATCGTGAACAGCGTTGTCACAGCCGGCCAGGCGTCGGCGCGCGGCGAGGCTATACGCCAAGCCGGATTGGGCGCTAATGCGACACCCGAGGAGATTGCGGCGGTACTGGTCGCGAGCCCGACTGCGCTGGAAGCAACCCTTCGCCAGTCCATTCGTATTCCGTCCAATGACGTGCTTACGGACGCGCAGATTACCGCAAAAACTAACACTACAATTAGCAATAATTTCGGTGGCAACACTGACGCAAACCCCATCGTCGAGGCAAACATAGCAGCGTTTGACGCAAGTAAAGCATCAGTCGAAGTTAACACTGAGCACCTACGTGATGCACTCAGCTTTTTCTCCTTTGGTGATGACAGGACCGGCGGCGCCTTCGCACTTGACAGTAATACCGGGGTCGTCAGGAAGGATGATTCCCTTAGTAAGATCCTGACCTTCGAGTTTCCAGGCGAAGCCTACGCAGCTTATTACATCGACGTTCGTGCAGTGCCGACAGAAGTACCCACCGGCACCCGAATTCTGCGTGATGGCACAGCGGTTATTGTCAATAGAGGGTACGCGATGAGGTTCGCACCCGTCCCCATCGATGTGCTTGGTTTTAGTTTCGCCGTGGTGCAGGCGGGCTACACCAATATGACCATTGGTGTCGACGATGCTGCCTACCGTATCGACTTCGGCGGCGGCCAGCGCTTCGCCGGCGTGTTTGCCTACGACAACCTGAAGGGCAAGACACTGGACTTCAACTGCGGTGGCACCACCATTGTTGAGCCAACCATCGCACCCACGGCTGCCGAGTACAGCTTTGGCATCCACTGCGCCAACGGTGTGCAGCAGCGCATGGTGCCTTATATGGACAACACCAGCTTCTTCGCCAGCCTGGAAGCGGCGCAGATCCCCTACCAGGTGGATCGCAGCACCGGCATCATCACCTCGGAAGGCAATGGTCGCTTCAAGCCCAGCTTCTTTGTCAGCCCGCTGACCGCTGCCGAAACGGCCTTCCATACGGCCAACAAGGATGCCAACGGCATCGCTTTCCAGGCAATTGATGTGAATGGCGATGGTCGTATCGATTTCAAGGTCATCGGCGATAACGGCACGCAGGTGCTGTACGGCGTCGAGTGATCGCTAAAGGTTAAAGGGGACAGGATAAAAGGGGACGGAGGGATTTGCGCAGCAAATCTAACCTCCGTCCCCTTTTATCCCATGCCCTTTAACAGATCACCTCAACTTCCCTGCCCGCCTCCGCCGCCATCGTCAGCATGGCCTGCTTCAGTGTTTCCCGCGCCACGCGCTCTCCATGCACAATCCGAATCTGTGCTGGCCAGTGCGGCATGTGATAGACAAAATCCAGCAGATCCTGCTGATCGGCATGGGCGCTGTAACCACCGATGCTGGTAATCGGGCACGCCACTGTCACCGTCTCGCCATCTATCTCGACCGTGGCACCAGCCCCGGGCGTCAGTTGCTGAAGCTGATGACCCAGCGTACCCCGGGCCTGATACCCGACAAACAGCACATCGTGCACCGGTTCCGGCAGCATGGCTTTCAGGTAGTTGACGATGCGCCCGCCGGCGGCCATGCCACTGGCGGCAATAACCACCGCTGGCTGCCGGTTTTTGGCCAGATAGGCGACGGTCTGCAGATGCTGCTCATGAGAGTCGACGGTATACAGGCTGTCAAAATCCAGTGGATGGCGTCCGGCCCGTACCCGTTTTAGCGCCTCGGCATCCCAGAAGGGTTTGAGTTCGCGATAGATCGCGGTAAATTTTGCCGCCAGCGGTGAATCGACAATGACCTGCAGGTCTCTCCAGGCAGCATCCTGCGCGTCTTTACCGGCCTGAATCAGACCTTCAAGCTCGTACAGCAACTCTTGCGTGCGCCCGATACTGAAGGCCGGGATCATCACCGTGCCGCCATTTTCCAGAGCATGGCTGAGTACGTCGCGTAAGCGCTGTTGCCGGGTTTCCCGGTTCTCGTGCAGA contains the following coding sequences:
- a CDS encoding MBL fold metallo-hydrolase encodes the protein MENYPRFKHHGAVTGVTGSCHRLLASPDLHVLVDCGLFQGREARGDTLDLHRIDFDISTVRALLVTHVHIDHIGRLPYLLAAGFDGPIYCSEPSARLLPLVIEDALKVGFTRDADLIQRFLDTVDKQLVPLPYQQWHTIAETTDVAVRIRLQRAGHILGSAYIEIDAVYADGRSHRTVFSGDLGAPHAPLLPAPESPACADTLVIESTYGDRLHENRETRQQRLRDVLSHALENGGTVMIPAFSIGRTQELLYELEGLIQAGKDAQDAAWRDLQVIVDSPLAAKFTAIYRELKPFWDAEALKRVRAGRHPLDFDSLYTVDSHEQHLQTVAYLAKNRQPAVVIAASGMAAGGRIVNYLKAMLPEPVHDVLFVGYQARGTLGHQLQQLTPGAGATVEIDGETVTVACPITSIGGYSAHADQQDLLDFVYHMPHWPAQIRIVHGERVARETLKQAMLTMAAEAGREVEVIC